A single Corynebacterium stationis DNA region contains:
- the istA gene encoding IS21 family transposase — MANFKEIMAMCLDGVSYSAIASALGCSRRDIAKTKAVIASESVTKESFPQLAPEFFEHHFGDNRTVRKKHYHQPDFQALAKRLAANKHLTRHKLWMDYLAIDAGPDEAKYQYSQFCGHLRDYVQASGLDSVIEHEPGQELYVDWAGDKIPVIDQATGLVGMKASLFVAVCPYSGLLFALAAANEKMPAWIDCHVQALNYLGKVPGIIVPDNASTATYRPFKAQPARRIHDRYADFATFYDLLIVPARPSKPKDKAAVERAVQTAYSRILGYFDGQIFYSLDELNEAIIIRVDDINDNLVRTDGMSRRELFDADEAPLMRDLPAVAFTEVSWRDVKVDRNWHITCDHQYYSVPFRLIGKRLRARLTKDLVSIFDGDTLVAEHSRLQGFRYRYSTDPAHNPDGDTHGVEVLTRDELLKRASSFGPATTKVITLILKRNEKAIPRGLHTARNILVKLGNKHNKTSLEPACQKILEHNLAPNMQVIARIQTDIARNHQQQCAPPTVVSGDRARKPVDIDKVAGAVFIRPASHYDQVKEV; from the coding sequence ATGGCTAACTTCAAAGAAATCATGGCGATGTGTTTAGACGGGGTGAGCTATTCTGCAATAGCTTCTGCCCTGGGATGCTCACGTCGTGATATCGCAAAGACCAAGGCTGTGATTGCATCAGAGTCGGTCACCAAAGAATCGTTTCCCCAGCTTGCGCCCGAGTTTTTCGAGCATCACTTCGGCGATAACCGTACTGTGCGTAAGAAGCATTATCACCAGCCAGACTTCCAAGCCTTGGCGAAGCGTTTGGCAGCAAATAAGCATCTGACCCGGCATAAGCTATGGATGGATTATCTTGCCATTGATGCCGGTCCGGACGAAGCAAAGTATCAGTACTCGCAGTTCTGCGGGCATCTGCGCGACTATGTGCAAGCCTCGGGGCTTGACAGCGTGATTGAACATGAGCCGGGCCAGGAACTCTATGTTGATTGGGCCGGCGATAAGATCCCGGTCATCGACCAGGCCACCGGACTGGTTGGGATGAAGGCCTCGTTGTTTGTCGCAGTGTGTCCATATTCTGGGTTATTGTTTGCCCTGGCTGCCGCAAATGAGAAAATGCCAGCCTGGATTGACTGTCACGTCCAAGCGTTGAACTATCTCGGGAAAGTACCAGGGATCATCGTCCCTGATAATGCATCTACCGCAACGTATCGGCCGTTCAAAGCACAACCAGCTCGTCGTATCCATGACCGTTACGCTGATTTCGCTACGTTCTACGACCTGCTTATCGTGCCAGCACGACCAAGCAAACCGAAGGATAAAGCCGCAGTAGAACGCGCCGTGCAAACAGCCTATAGCCGTATCCTGGGCTATTTTGATGGTCAAATCTTCTACAGCCTGGATGAGCTCAACGAAGCCATCATCATCCGCGTTGACGATATCAACGACAACCTCGTACGCACTGATGGGATGAGCCGACGCGAGCTATTTGACGCGGATGAAGCACCCTTGATGCGGGATCTACCCGCGGTAGCTTTTACCGAAGTGTCCTGGCGTGATGTCAAAGTCGATCGCAACTGGCACATCACCTGCGACCACCAATACTATTCGGTACCGTTTCGTCTCATCGGGAAACGACTTCGAGCCCGTTTGACCAAAGACCTCGTCAGCATCTTCGACGGGGACACACTGGTAGCAGAACACAGCAGGCTACAGGGATTTCGCTACCGATACAGCACCGACCCGGCGCATAATCCTGATGGTGATACCCACGGAGTCGAAGTTCTCACCCGTGATGAACTGCTCAAACGCGCATCCTCGTTCGGGCCGGCAACTACCAAGGTCATCACACTAATCCTCAAGCGCAATGAAAAAGCCATTCCCCGCGGGCTACACACCGCACGCAACATACTGGTCAAACTTGGCAACAAGCACAACAAGACCAGCTTGGAGCCTGCCTGCCAGAAAATACTTGAGCATAATCTAGCACCGAATATGCAGGTCATTGCCCGTATCCAAACCGATATCGCACGCAATCATCAACAACAGTGCGCACCACCGACAGTCGTTTCAGG
- a CDS encoding resuscitation-promoting factor Rpf1 domain-containing protein has protein sequence MGSHSAKTNSVGTKFAATTIAFGAAAALMAPTAAAAPDSDWDRLAQCESGGNWHINTGNGYHGGLQFSASTWQAFGGGEFAATADQASREEQIVVAERTLAQQGWGAWPACSASLGLNSPATQRTAPAQSVSAPANSPAAVQKAVKSASSNEVASDEVYKLVVKTLNSYGVQVPSAVTDAYKANRGDFNAFYSANRGTIDPILAQIS, from the coding sequence ATGGGAAGCCACTCCGCTAAGACCAACTCCGTTGGCACGAAGTTCGCAGCAACCACCATCGCTTTCGGCGCAGCTGCTGCCCTGATGGCACCAACCGCAGCCGCTGCTCCAGACTCTGACTGGGACCGCCTTGCACAGTGCGAGTCCGGCGGCAACTGGCACATCAACACCGGTAACGGCTACCACGGCGGTCTGCAGTTCTCTGCTTCCACTTGGCAGGCATTTGGCGGCGGCGAGTTCGCTGCGACCGCAGACCAGGCATCTCGCGAAGAGCAGATCGTCGTTGCAGAACGCACCCTGGCTCAGCAGGGTTGGGGCGCATGGCCAGCTTGCTCCGCAAGCTTGGGCTTGAACTCCCCTGCAACCCAGCGCACCGCTCCTGCGCAGAGCGTTTCCGCACCGGCTAACTCCCCGGCAGCTGTCCAAAAGGCTGTAAAGAGCGCTTCTTCCAACGAGGTAGCTTCCGATGAGGTCTACAAGCTCGTTGTTAAGACGCTGAACAGCTACGGCGTGCAGGTTCCATCTGCTGTCACCGATGCTTATAAGGCTAACCGCGGCGACTTCAACGCTTTCTACAGCGCAAACCGCGGCACCATTGACCCAATCTTGGCTCAGATTAGCTAA
- a CDS encoding cold-shock protein, translating into MPIGKVKWFDAEKGFGFVSNPGDEDVYVGRNVLPKGVEELVQGQRIEFDFAAGRRGPQALRVKILDTPRRNTKPARKPDELASMLSDVMTLLETQVQPVLAQGRYPERKTGRQVAEILRAVAKDLDS; encoded by the coding sequence ATGCCAATCGGCAAAGTTAAGTGGTTTGACGCTGAAAAGGGTTTTGGCTTTGTCTCTAATCCTGGAGATGAAGATGTCTATGTTGGCCGGAATGTCCTTCCTAAAGGCGTTGAGGAGCTGGTGCAAGGCCAGCGCATCGAATTCGACTTTGCCGCCGGACGTCGTGGCCCACAAGCCCTGCGCGTAAAAATACTTGATACGCCTCGACGTAACACAAAGCCTGCGCGTAAGCCTGATGAGCTTGCAAGCATGCTTTCCGATGTCATGACGCTGCTTGAAACCCAGGTCCAGCCAGTGCTTGCGCAAGGGCGTTACCCTGAGCGCAAGACAGGCCGCCAGGTCGCAGAGATTTTGCGCGCGGTTGCTAAAGACCTCGATAGCTAG